A region from the Stygiolobus caldivivus genome encodes:
- a CDS encoding methylated-DNA--[protein]-cysteine S-methyltransferase, with protein sequence MIVYGVYKSPLGTITVVRTEKGFSMLDFCDCAEKELLDNSFFTDFFYKLDKYFEGKEVDFSSEPIDVMVNSFRRRVFNETRKIKWGHVKTYKELAENLKTSPRAVGVALSKNPVLLIIPCHRVVAEKSIGGYSRGVEIKRKLLELEGIKLTEEDK encoded by the coding sequence ATGATAGTCTATGGTGTTTACAAGAGCCCGTTAGGCACGATAACCGTTGTGAGGACTGAAAAAGGTTTTTCAATGCTAGATTTTTGCGACTGTGCAGAAAAAGAGCTGTTGGATAACTCCTTTTTTACTGATTTCTTCTATAAATTAGATAAGTACTTTGAAGGTAAGGAAGTCGACTTTTCGTCAGAGCCAATAGACGTCATGGTCAACAGTTTCAGGAGGAGGGTATTTAATGAGACGAGGAAGATAAAGTGGGGCCATGTCAAGACTTATAAAGAACTAGCGGAAAATCTTAAGACTTCTCCGAGGGCTGTGGGTGTAGCCTTATCGAAAAACCCCGTCTTATTGATCATTCCTTGTCATAGGGTTGTCGCAGAAAAGAGTATAGGTGGGTACTCGAGGGGAGTGGAAATAAAGAGGAAACTACTAGAATTAGA